In Pseudoxanthomonas sp., one genomic interval encodes:
- a CDS encoding cupin domain-containing protein, whose translation MSHSAINLRDKLSRFSDHWSPRVVAEMNDYQFKLAKIHGEFVWHAHEETDEVFIVLAGEMTLEFRDKTVPLATGEMYVVPRGVEHRPVAKEECSIMLVEPRGVVNTGDAGGAYTAKNDVWV comes from the coding sequence ATGTCCCACAGCGCAATCAACTTGAGAGACAAGCTGAGCCGCTTCTCCGACCATTGGTCGCCGCGCGTCGTCGCCGAGATGAACGACTACCAGTTCAAGCTGGCCAAGATCCACGGTGAATTCGTCTGGCATGCGCACGAGGAGACGGATGAAGTCTTCATCGTGCTGGCAGGTGAAATGACGCTGGAGTTCCGTGACAAGACGGTTCCCCTGGCCACCGGCGAGATGTATGTCGTCCCCAGGGGCGTCGAGCACCGGCCGGTCGCCAAGGAGGAATGCAGCATCATGCTGGTGGAGCCACGCGGCGTGGTGAACACGGGCGACGCCGGCGGTGCGTACACCGCCAAGAACGATGTATGGGTCTGA
- a CDS encoding YbjQ family protein, producing the protein MTDPYNSSAAYAAPSTTPRAAALPLTDAMVTTALELPGYRIIRNLGMVRGITVRSRSIVGNFLGGLQSLFGGNITIYTELCEQARDETYRDMFQHARQLGANAIIAVRYDATDVMAGLTEVLCYGTAVVVEPLGE; encoded by the coding sequence ATGACCGATCCCTACAACTCTTCCGCCGCGTACGCAGCCCCTTCCACCACGCCTCGCGCCGCAGCGCTGCCGCTCACGGACGCGATGGTGACGACGGCACTGGAACTTCCCGGCTACCGGATCATCCGCAACCTGGGCATGGTGCGCGGCATCACCGTGCGGTCGCGCTCGATCGTGGGCAATTTCCTGGGCGGATTGCAGTCGCTGTTCGGCGGCAACATCACCATCTACACCGAGCTGTGCGAACAGGCCCGCGACGAGACCTACCGCGACATGTTCCAGCACGCCCGGCAGCTCGGCGCCAACGCCATCATCGCCGTCCGCTACGACGCCACCGACGTGATGGCCGGGCTGACCGAGGTGCTGTGCTACGGCACGGCCGTGGTCGTGGAGCCGTTGGGGGAGTGA
- the ppx gene encoding exopolyphosphatase: MAPMTSPTSPPLKDGDLLAAIDLGSNSFHMVVARSLLGQLRVVDRLRETVRMADGLDNKGGLSSAARQRALDCLSRFGQRIRDIPATRVRALATNTVRQLRDPQEFLVAAEAALGKPIEVVSGREEARLIYLGVAHAQPPKTGQRRLVIDIGGGSTEFIIGRGFETLERESLQAGCIASTRRFFPGGKLSRKRWKEALTEIGAEFQQFAGLYRNLGWQEAIGSSGTNKAIGEICAAMKLTKGAVTAEALPQVREKLLQADRIEDIDLPGLSGDRRPIIAGGVLVLEAAFEALGLQRLMVSKAAMREGILFDMLGRGSDNDPRDLSTAALMQRYGIDEFQAARVEATVMRLFEQVEGAWGLNDDDARMLGWAARLHEIGLAIAHSQYHVHGAYLLEHSDIEGFSRQEQQVLSALVRTHRRGVPKTAFDALPDRLLLSAKRKAALLRLAVLLHRSHDAEAIPRLDATASGDRLDLVVSKKWIDSRPLLRSDLVGEPEDMQGLGVAFKPFVA; the protein is encoded by the coding sequence ATGGCGCCCATGACCTCCCCCACCTCCCCGCCGCTCAAGGACGGGGACCTGCTGGCCGCGATCGACCTGGGCTCCAACAGCTTCCACATGGTGGTCGCGCGCTCGCTGCTCGGGCAGCTGCGCGTGGTCGACCGCCTGCGCGAAACCGTGCGCATGGCCGACGGCCTGGACAACAAGGGCGGCCTGTCCTCCGCCGCCCGCCAGCGCGCGCTCGACTGCCTGTCGCGGTTCGGCCAGCGCATCCGCGACATTCCCGCCACGCGCGTCCGTGCGCTGGCCACCAACACCGTGCGCCAGCTGCGCGACCCCCAGGAGTTCCTGGTCGCCGCCGAAGCCGCGCTCGGCAAGCCCATCGAAGTGGTCTCCGGCCGCGAGGAAGCGCGCCTGATCTACCTGGGCGTGGCGCATGCGCAACCGCCCAAGACCGGGCAGCGGCGGCTGGTCATCGACATCGGCGGCGGCTCGACCGAATTCATCATCGGCCGCGGCTTCGAGACCCTGGAACGCGAAAGCCTGCAGGCGGGCTGCATCGCCAGCACGCGCCGGTTCTTTCCCGGCGGCAAGCTGTCGCGCAAGCGCTGGAAGGAAGCGCTCACCGAGATCGGCGCCGAGTTCCAGCAGTTCGCCGGCCTGTACCGCAACCTGGGCTGGCAGGAAGCGATCGGCTCGTCCGGCACCAACAAGGCCATCGGCGAGATCTGCGCGGCGATGAAGTTGACCAAGGGCGCGGTGACCGCCGAGGCACTGCCGCAGGTGCGCGAGAAGCTGCTGCAGGCCGACCGCATCGAGGACATCGACCTGCCCGGCCTGTCCGGCGACCGGCGCCCGATCATCGCCGGCGGCGTGCTGGTGCTGGAAGCCGCCTTCGAGGCGCTAGGCCTGCAGCGTCTGATGGTCAGCAAGGCGGCCATGCGGGAAGGCATCCTGTTCGACATGCTGGGCCGCGGCAGCGACAACGATCCGCGCGACCTGTCCACCGCTGCGCTGATGCAGCGCTACGGTATCGACGAATTCCAGGCCGCACGCGTGGAAGCCACGGTCATGCGCCTGTTCGAGCAGGTCGAGGGCGCCTGGGGCCTCAACGACGACGACGCCCGCATGCTCGGCTGGGCTGCGCGCCTGCACGAGATCGGCCTGGCCATCGCGCACAGCCAGTATCACGTGCACGGCGCCTACCTGCTGGAGCATTCGGACATCGAAGGCTTCTCGCGGCAGGAACAGCAGGTGCTCTCGGCGCTGGTGCGCACGCACCGGCGCGGCGTGCCGAAAACCGCGTTCGATGCCCTGCCCGACCGCCTGCTGCTGAGCGCCAAGCGCAAGGCCGCGCTGCTGCGGCTGGCCGTGCTGCTGCATCGCTCCCACGACGCCGAGGCCATTCCGCGCCTGGATGCGACCGCCAGCGGCGACCGCCTGGACCTGGTGGTCAGCAAGAAGTGGATCGACTCGCGCCCCCTGCTCCGCTCCGACCTGGTCGGCGAACCCGAGGACATGCAGGGACTGGGCGTCGCGTTCAAGCCGTTCGTGGCCTAG
- a CDS encoding aldo/keto reductase, with the protein MKTCALADGLTVSRIACGCMQLSRAWDATPVTADERRHAQRLVETALANGITLFDHADIYARGKSEQVFGDVLRASPGLRGGMVLQSKCGIRFADDPPGAPGRYDFSHAHVVGSVEGSLTRLGVDHLDVLLLHRPDALAEPEEVARAFDDLHAAGKVRHFGVSNHTPGQIELLRRYVRQPLVANQVELSLLHHPLIDDGVVANTTGHVYASVAGTLDYCRLHDIRVQAWSPLAGGRLATTSEFADPLIRETSRLLRHLAEEKGVTPEAIQLAWLLRHPAGIQPIVGTTDPVRLVACCAADGITLSREEWYALFTAARGDRVP; encoded by the coding sequence ATGAAGACCTGCGCCCTCGCCGACGGCCTCACCGTCTCCCGCATCGCCTGCGGCTGCATGCAGCTCAGCCGCGCGTGGGATGCCACCCCGGTCACCGCCGACGAGCGCCGCCATGCGCAGCGCCTCGTCGAGACGGCACTGGCGAACGGGATCACGCTGTTCGACCACGCCGACATCTATGCGCGCGGCAAGTCCGAGCAGGTGTTCGGCGACGTGTTGCGTGCCTCGCCCGGCCTGCGCGGGGGCATGGTGCTGCAGTCCAAGTGCGGCATCCGCTTCGCCGACGATCCGCCGGGCGCGCCGGGGCGATACGACTTCAGCCATGCGCATGTCGTCGGCTCGGTCGAAGGCAGCCTGACGCGGCTCGGCGTCGATCATCTGGATGTCCTGCTGCTGCACCGTCCGGATGCGCTGGCGGAACCGGAGGAGGTCGCGCGTGCGTTCGACGATCTGCACGCCGCGGGCAAGGTGCGTCACTTCGGCGTGAGCAACCACACGCCCGGCCAGATCGAGCTGCTGCGGCGCTACGTCCGCCAGCCGCTGGTCGCCAACCAGGTGGAGCTCAGCCTGCTGCATCACCCCCTGATCGACGACGGCGTGGTCGCCAACACCACCGGCCACGTTTACGCCTCGGTGGCCGGCACGCTCGACTACTGTCGCCTGCACGACATCCGCGTGCAGGCGTGGTCGCCACTGGCGGGCGGCAGGCTCGCCACCACGTCCGAGTTCGCCGATCCGCTGATCCGCGAGACGTCGCGGCTGCTGCGGCACCTGGCGGAAGAGAAAGGCGTGACGCCGGAAGCGATCCAGCTCGCCTGGCTGCTGCGCCATCCTGCCGGCATCCAGCCCATCGTCGGCACTACCGACCCGGTGCGGCTGGTCGCCTGCTGCGCGGCGGACGGCATCACCCTGAGCCGGGAAGAGTGGTATGCGCTGTTCACGGCTGCGCGGGGGGATCGCGTGCCGTGA
- the phoR gene encoding phosphate regulon sensor histidine kinase PhoR has protein sequence MPHDIRSAWFKTLGQLVLVLALAVVVGLLLGQVWPVVTLAALGVVAWHYWRLRKVLLRLTARQRLAPAQGKGVWNELDRLLFRGQAEMRTRKRRLLDMLRAYRAAAAALPDAVVVVERNSQRVQWFNKAATSLLGLQYPTDIGAPVGDRLQPLPMSHWLAAGRNAEPMLDAASPVDPDLRLNLRLIPYSDEYWLLVARDVSKMLRLEQMRRDFVANVSHELRTPLTVVHGYLDMLEPAEHPDWAPMLGEMQKQSQRMTQLVEDLLTLSRLEAQDSLPDENVAMAPMLATLRREAEALSQRRHTIVIQDEANLDLSGSNKELHSAFSNLVSNAVRYTPVGGTITVRFAREGDGAVLSVRDTGYGIPASHLPRITERFYRVSTSRSRESGGTGLGLSIVKHVLNLHQARLEIESEVGQGSVFSIHFGADRVEPRLDAFSPLTTDRQTA, from the coding sequence ATGCCCCACGACATCCGTTCCGCGTGGTTCAAGACGCTCGGCCAGCTGGTACTGGTCCTGGCGCTCGCGGTCGTGGTCGGCCTGCTGCTCGGCCAGGTCTGGCCGGTGGTCACCCTCGCCGCCCTCGGCGTGGTGGCCTGGCACTACTGGCGGCTGCGCAAGGTGCTGCTGCGCCTGACCGCGCGGCAGCGGCTGGCGCCGGCACAGGGCAAGGGCGTCTGGAACGAACTGGACCGCCTGCTGTTCCGCGGCCAGGCCGAGATGCGCACCCGCAAGCGTCGCCTGCTCGACATGCTGCGCGCCTACCGCGCGGCCGCCGCCGCGCTGCCCGATGCGGTGGTGGTGGTCGAGCGCAACAGCCAGCGCGTGCAGTGGTTCAACAAGGCCGCGACCAGCCTGCTGGGCCTGCAGTACCCCACCGACATCGGCGCGCCCGTCGGCGACCGCCTGCAGCCCTTGCCGATGTCGCACTGGCTGGCCGCCGGCCGCAATGCCGAACCGATGCTCGACGCCGCCTCGCCGGTCGATCCGGACCTGCGCCTCAACCTCCGCCTGATCCCCTACTCCGACGAGTACTGGCTGCTGGTGGCGCGCGACGTCAGCAAGATGCTGCGGCTCGAACAGATGCGCCGCGACTTCGTCGCCAACGTGTCGCACGAACTGCGCACGCCACTGACCGTCGTGCATGGTTACCTGGACATGCTGGAACCGGCCGAACACCCGGACTGGGCACCGATGCTCGGCGAGATGCAGAAGCAGTCCCAGCGCATGACCCAGCTGGTGGAAGACCTGCTGACCCTGTCGCGGCTGGAAGCGCAGGACAGCCTGCCCGATGAGAACGTGGCCATGGCGCCGATGCTGGCCACGCTGCGCCGCGAGGCCGAAGCGCTGAGCCAGCGCCGCCACACCATCGTGATCCAGGACGAGGCCAACCTGGACCTGTCCGGCTCCAACAAGGAACTGCACAGCGCCTTCTCCAACCTGGTCAGCAATGCCGTGCGCTACACGCCGGTCGGCGGCACCATCACCGTGCGCTTCGCGCGCGAGGGCGACGGCGCCGTGCTCAGCGTGCGCGATACCGGCTACGGCATCCCGGCCTCGCACCTGCCGCGCATCACCGAGCGCTTCTACCGCGTCTCCACCAGCCGCTCGCGCGAAAGCGGCGGCACCGGCCTGGGCCTGTCGATCGTCAAGCACGTGCTGAACCTGCACCAGGCCCGGCTCGAGATCGAGAGCGAAGTCGGCCAGGGCAGCGTGTTCTCCATCCACTTCGGCGCCGATCGCGTGGAGCCCCGCCTCGACGCCTTCAGCCCCCTCACCACGGACCGCCAGACCGCATGA
- the ppk1 gene encoding polyphosphate kinase 1 yields MNAALDTTPLPAGEDALRDPALYLNRELSQLDFNFRVLAQAQDPSVPLLERLRFLCISCTNLDEFFEIRAATVRHALDFGLPPGADGMSPATVLNKIHDRAAELVDAQYKCWNEVLRPGLAEAGVRVFGRDSWNARQTRWLRAYFRNEIMPVLSPLGLDPAHPFPKILNKSLNIVVVLKGKDAFGRAGHLAIVRAPRSLPRIIHLPQRVSGGENDFVLLSSVLSVFVDELFPGMEVKGSYQFRVTRNSEVVVDEEEVENLALALRDELVGRGYRPAVRLEIAHDCPKPIVRQLLQNFALPDNAVYPIHGPVNLNRVIQVYDLVQRPELKYPAFTPRPLRDSEAIFEKIADDDVLLHHPFDSFGAVLDLIKQAAVDPDVLAIKQTLYRTGKDSAIVDALVQAARNGKDVTVVVELRARFDEDANLGVADKLQEAGAQVVYGVVGYKTHAKMLLIVRREGRKLRRYVHLGTGNYHSGTARAYTDIGLLTADPDIGSDVHLLFQQLSGLAPTTKLKRLLQSPFTLHPGLIKKIEREARLARAGKPARIIAKINAINEPRIIRALYAASQAGVRIDLIVRGACALRPSVPGISDNIRVRSIVGRFLEHSRLYWFGNDGAPELYCASADWLERNLLHRVETCFPILDKDLAARVFKEGLQNYLDDNCNAWELQADGSYVKLAPGDEAPHSAQGLLLAKV; encoded by the coding sequence ATGAACGCCGCCCTGGACACCACGCCCCTTCCCGCCGGCGAAGACGCGCTGCGGGACCCGGCGCTCTACCTGAACCGTGAACTCTCGCAACTGGATTTCAACTTCCGCGTGCTGGCGCAGGCGCAGGATCCGTCGGTGCCGCTGCTGGAGCGCCTGCGCTTCCTCTGCATCTCGTGCACCAACCTGGACGAGTTCTTCGAGATCCGCGCCGCCACCGTGCGGCATGCGCTCGACTTCGGCCTGCCGCCGGGCGCCGACGGCATGAGCCCGGCCACGGTACTCAACAAGATCCACGACCGCGCCGCCGAGCTGGTCGATGCGCAGTACAAGTGCTGGAACGAGGTGCTGCGCCCCGGCCTGGCCGAGGCCGGCGTGCGCGTGTTCGGACGCGACAGCTGGAATGCGCGGCAGACGCGCTGGCTGCGCGCGTACTTCCGCAACGAGATCATGCCGGTGCTGTCGCCGCTCGGCCTGGACCCAGCGCATCCGTTCCCGAAGATCCTCAACAAGTCGCTCAACATCGTGGTGGTGCTGAAGGGCAAGGATGCGTTCGGCCGCGCCGGCCATCTCGCCATCGTGCGCGCGCCACGCTCGCTGCCGCGCATCATCCACCTGCCGCAGCGCGTGTCGGGCGGCGAGAACGATTTCGTCCTGCTGTCGTCCGTGCTGTCGGTGTTCGTGGACGAGCTGTTCCCCGGCATGGAAGTGAAGGGCTCCTACCAGTTCCGCGTGACCCGCAACTCCGAAGTGGTCGTGGACGAAGAGGAAGTTGAGAACCTGGCGCTGGCATTGCGCGACGAACTGGTCGGCCGCGGCTATCGCCCTGCCGTGCGGCTGGAGATCGCGCACGACTGCCCCAAGCCCATCGTGCGGCAGTTGCTGCAGAACTTCGCGCTGCCGGACAACGCCGTGTATCCGATCCACGGCCCGGTCAACCTCAACCGCGTGATCCAGGTGTACGACCTGGTGCAGCGGCCGGAACTCAAGTACCCGGCGTTCACCCCGCGCCCGCTGCGCGACAGCGAAGCGATCTTCGAGAAGATCGCCGACGACGACGTGCTGCTGCACCACCCGTTCGATTCGTTCGGCGCCGTGCTGGACCTGATCAAGCAGGCCGCGGTGGACCCTGATGTGCTGGCCATCAAGCAGACGCTCTACCGCACGGGCAAGGACTCGGCCATCGTCGACGCGCTGGTACAGGCCGCGCGCAACGGCAAGGACGTCACCGTGGTGGTGGAGCTGCGCGCGCGCTTCGACGAGGACGCCAACCTGGGCGTGGCCGACAAGCTGCAGGAAGCCGGCGCCCAGGTCGTCTACGGCGTGGTGGGCTACAAGACCCACGCCAAGATGCTGCTGATCGTGCGCCGCGAAGGCCGCAAGCTGCGGCGTTACGTGCACCTGGGTACCGGCAACTACCACAGCGGCACCGCGCGCGCGTACACCGACATCGGCCTGCTCACCGCCGACCCCGACATCGGCAGCGACGTCCACCTGCTGTTCCAGCAGCTCTCGGGGCTGGCGCCCACGACCAAGCTGAAGCGGCTGCTGCAGTCGCCCTTCACGCTGCATCCGGGACTGATCAAGAAGATCGAACGCGAGGCCAGACTGGCGCGGGCGGGCAAGCCGGCGCGCATCATCGCCAAGATCAACGCCATCAACGAGCCGCGCATCATCCGCGCACTGTATGCGGCCTCGCAGGCGGGCGTGCGGATCGACCTGATCGTCCGCGGCGCCTGTGCGCTGCGTCCCAGCGTACCGGGCATTTCCGACAACATCCGGGTGCGCTCCATCGTCGGGCGCTTCCTCGAACACAGCCGTCTCTACTGGTTCGGCAACGACGGCGCGCCGGAACTGTACTGCGCCAGCGCCGACTGGCTGGAACGCAACCTGCTGCACCGCGTGGAGACCTGTTTTCCGATCCTCGACAAGGACCTGGCGGCGCGTGTGTTCAAGGAAGGGCTGCAGAACTATCTGGACGACAACTGCAACGCCTGGGAACTGCAGGCCGACGGCAGTTACGTGAAGCTGGCGCCCGGCGACGAGGCGCCGCATTCGGCGCAGGGCCTGCTGCTGGCCAAGGTGTGA
- a CDS encoding DUF4259 domain-containing protein, translated as MGTWGIGSFDNDDAADFMIDVLDSGDLSLVREVLDNVLTSTEYVEAPDAALAIVGAEIVAAAAGRPTLAAQQEEGLADWLARIRPSIDADLVAQARQALTRILADHSELRELWEETEDSHDWQAVVTELRGHLAP; from the coding sequence ATGGGCACCTGGGGCATCGGCAGTTTCGACAACGACGACGCGGCGGATTTCATGATCGACGTGCTGGACAGCGGCGACCTGTCGCTGGTCCGCGAGGTGCTGGACAACGTGCTCACCTCGACCGAGTACGTTGAAGCGCCGGACGCCGCCCTGGCCATCGTGGGGGCGGAAATCGTGGCGGCCGCGGCAGGGCGCCCCACCCTCGCCGCGCAACAGGAAGAAGGCCTGGCCGACTGGCTTGCGCGCATCCGCCCGAGCATCGATGCCGACCTGGTCGCGCAGGCGCGACAGGCGCTCACCCGCATCCTGGCCGACCACTCGGAACTGCGGGAACTGTGGGAAGAGACGGAGGACAGCCACGACTGGCAGGCCGTGGTCACCGAACTCCGCGGCCATCTCGCCCCCTGA
- a CDS encoding sensor domain-containing phosphodiesterase: MIDSRHPADALTEAWLEGGPGATAIARNVDRLLEAVRRHLDMDVAFVSEFHGSHRVFRHVATRLDRAPIRPGDSSPLDEGYCMRVVEGSIPQLIPDTAAIPVLERIAETQAVPIGSHLSVPIQLRDGRIYGTFCCFSLASNLSLGQRDLHMMRAFADLLAYQIDGDLDAVHEHEEKVARITSVLELGQPHMVYQPIYRSSERRIIGVECLSRFDLEPRRTPDVWFAEAREIGLGVRLELNAILSALDGLRGVTGDFYVALNVSPQTIVIGGIDGYIDDLDPRRVVLEITEHSLVDDYGLLNERLVPLREAGVRIAVDDAGAGYASMRHVLAIHPDIIKLDLSLTRGIDSDSPRRALAAALIEFARQTQSHVVAEGVETASELAALQALGVDDVQGYHLARPLEAAVLAQVLRDERSRT; encoded by the coding sequence GTGATCGACAGTAGGCATCCCGCCGATGCATTGACCGAGGCCTGGCTGGAGGGTGGCCCCGGTGCCACGGCCATCGCGCGCAACGTGGACCGTCTGCTCGAGGCCGTGCGCCGCCACCTCGACATGGACGTGGCCTTCGTCAGCGAATTCCACGGCAGCCATCGCGTCTTCCGGCACGTCGCCACCCGTCTCGACCGCGCCCCGATCCGCCCCGGCGATTCCAGCCCGCTCGACGAGGGCTATTGCATGCGCGTGGTCGAGGGCAGCATTCCGCAGCTGATTCCCGATACCGCCGCCATTCCCGTGCTGGAGCGCATCGCGGAGACCCAGGCCGTGCCGATCGGCTCGCATCTCAGCGTGCCCATCCAGCTGCGCGATGGCCGTATCTACGGCACGTTCTGCTGCTTCAGCCTGGCCTCCAACCTCTCGCTGGGCCAGCGCGACCTGCACATGATGCGTGCCTTCGCCGATCTGCTGGCCTACCAGATCGACGGCGACCTCGACGCGGTGCACGAGCACGAGGAGAAGGTCGCCCGCATCACCTCGGTGCTGGAACTCGGCCAGCCGCACATGGTGTACCAGCCGATCTACCGCAGCAGCGAACGCCGCATCATCGGGGTGGAGTGCCTGTCGCGCTTCGACCTGGAACCGCGCCGCACGCCGGATGTCTGGTTCGCCGAGGCCCGCGAGATCGGCCTTGGCGTGCGGCTCGAGCTCAATGCCATCCTGTCGGCACTGGACGGACTGCGCGGCGTGACGGGCGACTTCTACGTCGCATTGAACGTGTCGCCGCAGACGATCGTCATCGGCGGCATCGACGGCTACATCGACGATCTGGATCCGCGCCGCGTGGTGCTGGAGATCACCGAGCACTCGCTGGTCGACGATTACGGTCTGCTCAACGAGCGGCTGGTGCCACTGCGCGAGGCGGGTGTCCGCATCGCGGTGGACGACGCCGGTGCGGGGTACGCCAGCATGCGCCATGTGCTGGCCATCCATCCGGACATCATCAAGCTCGACCTCAGCCTCACCCGCGGCATCGACAGCGATTCGCCGCGCCGCGCGCTGGCGGCCGCGCTGATCGAGTTCGCCCGGCAGACCCAGTCGCATGTGGTGGCCGAGGGCGTGGAGACGGCCTCCGAACTGGCGGCGTTGCAGGCGCTCGGCGTGGACGATGTGCAGGGTTACCACCTCGCGCGCCCGCTCGAGGCCGCGGTGCTGGCGCAGGTGCTGCGCGACGAGCGTTCACGCACCTAA